In a single window of the Niabella ginsenosidivorans genome:
- a CDS encoding glutamine--tRNA ligase/YqeY domain fusion protein: protein MTEASKTEEKKSLNFLEEIVETDLASGKYKSIVTRFPPEPNGYLHIGHASSICLNFGLAQKYGGYTNLRFDDTNPVTEETEYVDSIREDIKWLGFEWANEFYASDYFDQLYEYAVRLIQKGLAYVDDSTSEEIAAQKGTPTQPGRRNQYAERSVEENLRLFEEMRDGKYQDGEKVLRAKIDMTSPNMIMRDPILYRIKHAHHHRTGSKWNIYPMYDFAHGQSDSIEHVTHSICTMEFVPHREVYDWLIEKLEIFPSRQYEFARRNLSHTVMSKRKLLQLVNEKYVSGWDDPRMPTISGLRRRGYTPESIRDFAERIGVGKRENVVELGLLEFCAREHLNKIALRRMVVFNPLKVVITNYEGVEEILHSENNPEDPGAGTREMTFSRELYIEREDFMEEAPKKYFRLAPGKQVRLKSAYIIRCDEVIKDDEGNILQLNCSYFPNSKSGEDSSGIHVKGTLHWVNAKDCFPVQINEYDRLFTVEDPSGEEGDFTGYINKESLKIIEGALAEPALKNAVVHDRFQFLRKGYFTLDPDSTPAHFIFNRTVTLKDSWAKAGK, encoded by the coding sequence ATGACGGAAGCAAGTAAAACAGAAGAGAAAAAAAGCCTGAATTTCCTGGAGGAGATTGTGGAAACGGACCTGGCGTCAGGAAAATATAAATCCATTGTCACAAGATTTCCGCCGGAGCCTAACGGCTACCTGCATATTGGCCACGCCAGCAGCATCTGCCTGAATTTTGGCCTGGCGCAGAAATACGGCGGATATACCAACCTGCGTTTTGATGACACCAATCCTGTAACAGAGGAAACGGAATATGTAGACAGTATCCGGGAGGATATAAAATGGCTGGGCTTTGAATGGGCAAATGAGTTTTATGCATCCGACTACTTTGATCAGTTGTATGAATACGCTGTCCGGTTAATTCAAAAAGGCCTTGCTTATGTTGATGACAGCACCAGCGAAGAAATAGCCGCACAAAAAGGCACGCCCACACAACCCGGTCGCAGAAATCAATATGCAGAACGATCTGTTGAGGAAAACCTGAGGTTGTTTGAGGAGATGCGGGACGGGAAATATCAGGACGGAGAAAAAGTGCTGCGCGCAAAAATTGACATGACGTCCCCGAACATGATCATGCGTGACCCCATTTTATACCGGATCAAGCACGCTCACCATCACCGTACCGGCAGCAAATGGAATATTTATCCGATGTATGATTTTGCGCACGGGCAAAGCGATTCCATTGAACATGTAACACATTCCATCTGCACGATGGAGTTTGTGCCGCACCGCGAAGTATATGACTGGCTGATCGAAAAGCTGGAAATATTTCCTTCCAGACAGTATGAGTTTGCCCGCCGTAACCTGAGCCATACGGTCATGAGCAAGCGGAAGCTGCTGCAACTGGTAAATGAAAAATATGTAAGTGGATGGGATGATCCCCGGATGCCTACCATTTCCGGGCTTAGAAGGAGAGGCTATACTCCTGAAAGCATCCGCGATTTTGCAGAGCGCATTGGCGTTGGAAAAAGAGAAAACGTTGTTGAATTAGGGTTGCTCGAATTTTGTGCCCGCGAACACCTGAATAAAATTGCCCTGCGCAGGATGGTGGTTTTTAATCCTTTAAAAGTAGTCATTACCAATTATGAAGGCGTGGAGGAAATTTTACATTCGGAAAACAATCCGGAAGATCCCGGGGCCGGCACAAGGGAAATGACTTTCAGCAGGGAATTATATATAGAGCGGGAGGATTTTATGGAGGAGGCTCCCAAAAAATATTTTCGCCTGGCACCGGGAAAGCAGGTGCGTTTAAAAAGTGCCTATATCATCCGGTGCGATGAGGTAATCAAAGATGACGAAGGCAACATCCTGCAGCTGAACTGTTCCTATTTCCCTAACAGCAAAAGCGGGGAGGACAGCTCCGGCATACATGTAAAAGGCACGCTGCACTGGGTAAATGCAAAGGATTGCTTTCCTGTTCAGATCAATGAATATGACCGCCTGTTTACCGTTGAAGATCCTTCCGGTGAAGAAGGAGATTTTACCGGCTACATCAACAAAGAATCCTTAAAAATCATAGAAGGAGCCCTGGCAGAACCGGCTTTAAAGAATGCTGTCGTTCATGACCGTTTTCAGTTTTTACGTAAAGGTTATTTTACTCTGGACCCGGACAGCACACCGGCTCATTTCATCTTTAACCGTACCGTTACTTTAAAGGACAGCTGGGCAAAGGCAGGGAAATGA
- a CDS encoding DUF4185 domain-containing protein: MRSLKCILLGVTVSGILGVCGQSGALQGTIVPSNVKRVARVTGAARSTDTIPGPNRTDHFYNVGGTDLGIAWEMGNGTVGLFFGDTYGRDFEPGPGGPGDAGDWRSNVLAFSADKELSDGITFDSMRTVTGRTEAREIIPSRHDPDCRGDHTMIPTAAIHAGNRDIVHCMNINCWGVPGKWRTNYSALFFSEDNGNTWNRSGVCFAADSKFAQAALAKKDGYVYLYGTPAGRQGAIYLLRVPENKLAFQNEYEYWARRKGWVKQAESSADPVVEAPAGEMSVIYNKRLQRWIMLYLDVSRKAIVLRDAIDPQGVWSSPKILVRSSDYPGLYGSFIYPPENDTTLYFLMSVWKDYNVFLMKADLKRETE, from the coding sequence ATGCGATCATTGAAATGTATTTTGCTGGGGGTCACGGTGAGCGGCATTCTGGGGGTATGCGGGCAGTCAGGTGCCCTGCAGGGAACGATCGTTCCCAGTAATGTAAAAAGGGTGGCCCGGGTAACCGGTGCTGCCCGCTCAACGGACACGATTCCCGGTCCGAACCGGACGGATCATTTTTATAATGTAGGAGGCACTGATTTGGGCATTGCCTGGGAAATGGGCAATGGCACTGTAGGGCTTTTTTTCGGGGATACTTATGGCCGTGATTTCGAACCAGGACCGGGCGGTCCGGGGGATGCCGGTGACTGGCGCTCCAATGTGCTGGCCTTTTCTGCGGATAAGGAACTGTCTGACGGGATCACGTTCGATAGCATGCGCACGGTTACAGGAAGAACAGAAGCCCGGGAGATCATTCCAAGCCGTCATGATCCGGATTGCAGGGGTGATCATACCATGATACCTACTGCAGCCATTCATGCCGGAAACAGGGATATTGTTCATTGCATGAATATCAACTGCTGGGGGGTGCCGGGAAAATGGCGTACCAATTATTCGGCACTCTTTTTTTCTGAGGACAACGGAAATACGTGGAACCGCTCCGGCGTATGCTTTGCAGCGGATAGTAAATTTGCTCAGGCCGCACTGGCAAAAAAAGACGGGTATGTATACCTGTATGGAACGCCGGCCGGCCGGCAGGGTGCTATCTATCTTTTAAGGGTGCCGGAAAACAAACTTGCTTTTCAGAATGAATATGAATACTGGGCCCGCAGGAAGGGTTGGGTAAAGCAGGCCGAAAGCTCGGCAGATCCCGTTGTTGAAGCACCGGCCGGCGAAATGTCGGTGATCTATAATAAACGGCTGCAACGGTGGATCATGCTGTATCTGGACGTGAGCCGGAAAGCGATCGTGCTGCGCGATGCTATTGACCCCCAGGGAGTATGGAGCTCCCCGAAAATATTGGTCCGCTCTTCGGACTATCCCGGTTTATACGGATCCTTTATTTATCCGCCTGAAAATGACACAACGCTTTATTTTCTGATGTCGGTATGGAAAGATTACAATGTCTTTCTGATGAAGGCGGATCTGAAACGGGAAACCGAATAG
- a CDS encoding GTP-binding protein gives MKRTRLIFVGGFLGAGKTTLLQQASALFTAEGASVGLITNDQAEELVDTHFLAKNNTVIKEVSGSCFCCNYSGFIDVVNSLMDYKGTIDVIIAEPVGSCTDISATILQPLKEQMRAVVDMAPFTVVADPGKLENILDGGTAGMHPSAAYIYRQQLEESDVLLVSKTDTIAPERLGVLTEKLKLMYPEQQVLTMSARNGTGVKEWMEYVCGSSVSGSRIIDVDYDRYAEGEAVMGWLNASVLLQGKGVDWDLLLKRYFQQLNSLLGRGMAIGHIKILIECTGNDYIIGNQTGPLHTLQFSSSAGTGNIAGMTINARVETDPGKLKELVFEALAQTIDEDLFYEIRQCKAFSPGYPRPQHKYRYVVA, from the coding sequence ATGAAAAGGACACGACTGATCTTCGTTGGCGGATTCCTGGGCGCCGGCAAAACAACTTTACTACAGCAGGCCTCAGCGCTTTTTACAGCGGAAGGGGCATCCGTAGGGCTGATCACAAATGATCAGGCTGAAGAACTGGTGGATACCCATTTTCTGGCAAAAAACAATACCGTTATTAAGGAAGTGAGTGGCAGCTGCTTTTGCTGTAATTACAGCGGGTTTATTGACGTGGTCAACAGCCTGATGGATTATAAGGGAACTATTGATGTGATCATTGCCGAACCGGTAGGCAGCTGCACCGACATTTCTGCCACTATCCTGCAGCCGCTAAAAGAACAGATGCGGGCGGTTGTGGATATGGCTCCTTTTACAGTGGTTGCCGATCCCGGGAAGCTGGAAAATATCCTTGACGGTGGTACAGCAGGCATGCACCCGTCAGCCGCCTATATTTACCGGCAACAGCTTGAAGAAAGTGATGTGCTACTTGTTTCCAAAACAGATACCATTGCGCCGGAGCGGTTAGGGGTATTGACAGAAAAATTAAAACTGATGTACCCGGAGCAGCAGGTGCTGACAATGAGCGCCCGGAATGGAACAGGAGTGAAAGAATGGATGGAATATGTTTGCGGGAGCTCTGTTTCCGGAAGCAGGATCATAGATGTAGACTATGACAGGTATGCAGAAGGAGAAGCTGTAATGGGCTGGCTCAATGCTTCTGTGCTATTGCAGGGAAAGGGAGTGGATTGGGATCTGTTGCTGAAGCGCTATTTTCAGCAACTGAACAGTTTACTGGGCAGAGGAATGGCAATTGGTCATATAAAGATCCTGATCGAATGTACAGGCAATGATTATATAATCGGTAATCAGACAGGGCCGCTTCATACATTACAGTTCAGCAGCAGTGCAGGAACAGGCAATATTGCCGGAATGACCATTAACGCGCGGGTAGAGACAGACCCCGGGAAACTGAAGGAGCTTGTTTTTGAAGCGCTGGCTCAAACAATTGACGAAGATCTGTTTTATGAGATCAGGCAATGCAAGGCGTTCAGCCCCGGTTATCCCCGGCCCCAACACAAATACCGGTATGTGGTTGCATAA
- a CDS encoding GH116 family glycosyl hydrolase produces MNNDKSRRTFLKKVGLGGLATVTSGVAGAVVPGEKNTVYDRQEKKEAPGTPRAFNSPYRDEYLNRVAFPIGGLGAGMFCLEGSGAVSHMSISNRPEIFFEPNVFAALAIKGSQPLAKVLEGPVPEWKIFGQRGTGNGAGGTSYGLPRFSSASFIARFPFGTVQLKDSEMPVDVAINGWSPFIPGDEDNSGLPVGALEYQFVNRSSKTIEAVFSYNAKNFVARGEKAGIRKLENGFILTQEPGKDKPFTKTDFAIYTTENEHPIVDYCWFRGGWFDPVTMIWNTIEAGKVSNTPPVEGDAPGASLFVPFTLAPGGRKTIRIMMAWYVPESDLRIQDKGPDGKENCHSAECCITPLESGLEDYPKFTGDKYKPWYASKFKDVQAVAGYWKQQYDALKHKSTLFKEAFYSSTLPAEVLEAVAANLTILKSPTVLRQYDGRMWAWEGCGDESGCCHGTCTHVWNYAQAICHLFPRLEIGLRNTEFCEDQSAQGHQTFRANMPISPVKHDFHAAADGQLGGIMKVYREWRISGNPTWLRKIYPLVKRSLDFCIATWDPMGKGVLEEPHHNTYDIEFWGPDPMCTTFYLGALQSIIAMGQFLNEDVSAYSSLLKKGKAFLETRLFNGEFFFQQIQWEGLKAQNPAQAQSFGGNYSKEAIEILKREGPKYQYGKGCLSDGVLGSWIATVCGLEDPVDKSKITSHLLSVHKYNLKATLKGHVNPQRPAYALGNEGGLLLCTWPKGGKLSLPFVYSNEVWTGIEYQVAAHLMLMGEVEKGLDIVRACRRRYDGRVRNPFNEYECGHWYARAMSSYGLLQALTGLRYDAVEKKLYVDSKIGDFTCFIATATGFGTVSYKNKKASVRAVHGSIDVRGIAITG; encoded by the coding sequence ATGAATAATGATAAGAGCAGAAGAACGTTCCTGAAAAAAGTAGGATTGGGCGGGTTAGCCACGGTCACATCAGGAGTAGCGGGTGCAGTTGTACCCGGCGAGAAGAATACTGTATACGACCGGCAGGAAAAAAAGGAAGCGCCCGGAACGCCCAGGGCCTTTAACAGCCCGTACAGGGATGAATACCTTAACCGGGTGGCTTTCCCCATTGGGGGGCTGGGGGCCGGCATGTTTTGTCTCGAAGGCTCCGGCGCAGTTTCGCATATGTCCATCAGCAACCGGCCGGAAATATTTTTTGAGCCGAATGTATTTGCTGCCCTGGCCATTAAAGGTTCCCAGCCGTTGGCAAAAGTGCTGGAAGGGCCGGTGCCGGAATGGAAGATATTCGGTCAGCGGGGTACCGGAAACGGGGCAGGTGGTACCAGCTACGGGCTGCCCCGTTTTAGCAGTGCTTCATTTATAGCAAGGTTCCCTTTTGGTACCGTTCAGTTAAAAGACAGTGAGATGCCGGTAGATGTAGCAATAAACGGCTGGAGCCCCTTTATTCCGGGAGATGAGGATAATTCCGGGTTGCCGGTGGGCGCACTGGAATACCAGTTTGTAAACAGATCTTCAAAAACCATAGAAGCTGTTTTTTCTTACAATGCCAAAAACTTTGTGGCAAGGGGTGAAAAAGCAGGTATCCGCAAACTGGAAAACGGGTTTATCCTTACCCAGGAGCCAGGCAAGGATAAGCCATTCACAAAAACAGACTTTGCGATTTATACTACGGAAAATGAGCATCCCATAGTCGATTATTGTTGGTTCAGGGGAGGCTGGTTCGACCCCGTAACAATGATCTGGAATACGATAGAAGCCGGAAAAGTAAGCAATACCCCTCCGGTAGAGGGTGATGCGCCGGGGGCTTCCCTGTTTGTGCCTTTTACATTGGCTCCCGGGGGCCGTAAAACAATAAGGATAATGATGGCCTGGTATGTTCCCGAATCAGATCTGCGGATACAGGACAAAGGCCCGGATGGAAAAGAAAACTGCCATAGCGCTGAATGTTGCATTACGCCGCTGGAGTCCGGGCTGGAAGATTACCCGAAATTTACAGGAGACAAATACAAACCCTGGTATGCATCTAAGTTTAAAGACGTGCAGGCCGTAGCCGGATACTGGAAGCAGCAGTATGATGCACTTAAACATAAATCAACCTTGTTTAAAGAGGCATTTTACAGCAGCACTTTGCCTGCGGAAGTATTGGAGGCTGTTGCAGCCAATCTGACCATATTAAAATCACCTACGGTCTTGCGTCAGTACGATGGCCGCATGTGGGCCTGGGAAGGGTGTGGCGATGAAAGCGGCTGCTGCCACGGAACCTGTACGCATGTGTGGAATTATGCCCAGGCCATCTGCCATTTATTTCCAAGACTGGAAATAGGATTGCGGAATACAGAATTCTGTGAAGACCAGAGCGCTCAGGGGCACCAGACCTTTCGGGCCAACATGCCGATCAGTCCCGTAAAACACGATTTCCATGCAGCGGCAGACGGACAATTGGGAGGTATTATGAAAGTATACAGGGAATGGCGCATTAGCGGAAACCCTACCTGGCTGAGAAAGATCTATCCGCTTGTAAAGCGGAGCCTTGATTTTTGTATAGCAACCTGGGACCCTATGGGAAAAGGCGTACTGGAGGAGCCACATCATAATACTTATGATATTGAATTCTGGGGCCCTGATCCTATGTGTACCACTTTTTACCTGGGGGCTTTGCAATCCATCATAGCAATGGGGCAATTCCTGAATGAGGATGTTAGTGCTTACAGCTCATTGTTAAAGAAAGGGAAAGCGTTCCTGGAAACCCGGTTGTTCAATGGCGAGTTTTTCTTCCAGCAGATACAGTGGGAGGGCCTCAAAGCACAGAACCCTGCCCAGGCGCAATCTTTTGGCGGAAATTATTCAAAGGAAGCCATAGAAATATTGAAAAGGGAAGGGCCGAAGTACCAGTATGGCAAAGGTTGTTTGTCTGATGGGGTACTGGGAAGCTGGATTGCAACGGTATGCGGACTGGAAGATCCTGTTGACAAAAGTAAAATAACCAGCCACCTGCTTTCCGTGCATAAATATAATTTAAAGGCCACTCTTAAAGGTCATGTTAATCCGCAGCGGCCGGCTTATGCCCTGGGCAATGAAGGCGGTTTATTGTTATGCACCTGGCCTAAAGGCGGAAAACTGTCTTTACCTTTTGTTTACAGCAATGAAGTATGGACGGGTATTGAATACCAGGTGGCCGCGCATTTGATGTTGATGGGGGAGGTGGAAAAAGGACTTGATATTGTAAGGGCATGCCGCAGAAGGTATGACGGCCGTGTCCGTAATCCTTTTAATGAATATGAATGCGGGCACTGGTATGCAAGGGCAATGTCCAGCTACGGCCTGTTACAGGCTTTAACAGGGTTGCGGTACGATGCTGTGGAAAAAAAACTGTATGTGGATTCAAAGATTGGTGATTTTACCTGTTTTATTGCAACAGCAACAGGGTTTGGTACGGTGTCCTATAAAAATAAAAAAGCCAGTGTACGGGCGGTACATGGCAGCATTGATGTGAGAGGTATTGCTATTACCGGTTAG
- a CDS encoding MIP/aquaporin family protein — translation MNSAFKEFSGEAAGTFILVFLGCGAVAVSILFNWLPNIIAIAAVWGCGVVIAIYAVRSVCSAHFNPAVSLAMSITGNFQKNKLAMYFGAQLAGSVMAGIVLHMVLGNAIQKYEAMRHITRGTYESVVTARMFGEFYAPHPVLSAMAAEAAGTFLLTAIILTVSRKQSDKDGGSKLAALYIGAGLAVLICLFASVTQAGFNPARDFGPRLVSFFTGWGKAAFPDNAGGFFWVYIFAPFCGSALAALLYNFLLKYSSK, via the coding sequence ATGAACAGCGCGTTTAAAGAATTTTCAGGAGAAGCTGCCGGTACATTTATCCTGGTTTTTTTAGGATGCGGCGCTGTTGCTGTATCCATTTTGTTTAACTGGCTGCCCAACATTATTGCTATTGCAGCAGTATGGGGATGTGGCGTTGTCATTGCAATTTATGCAGTTCGGTCTGTATGCAGTGCTCATTTTAATCCGGCCGTAAGCCTTGCAATGAGCATCACCGGAAATTTTCAGAAAAACAAGCTGGCAATGTATTTTGGCGCCCAGTTGGCGGGCTCGGTTATGGCCGGCATCGTTTTGCATATGGTGTTGGGAAATGCTATTCAAAAGTATGAAGCCATGCGTCATATTACAAGAGGTACATATGAATCAGTGGTTACAGCCCGCATGTTCGGAGAGTTTTATGCACCACATCCTGTTTTATCTGCAATGGCAGCAGAGGCCGCCGGTACCTTTTTATTAACAGCCATTATTCTTACAGTAAGCCGTAAGCAGAGCGATAAGGACGGCGGATCAAAATTGGCTGCGCTGTATATAGGGGCTGGGTTAGCAGTGTTGATCTGCCTTTTTGCATCTGTAACACAGGCCGGCTTTAATCCTGCAAGGGATTTTGGTCCAAGACTGGTTTCTTTCTTTACAGGCTGGGGAAAGGCAGCTTTTCCGGACAATGCCGGAGGTTTTTTCTGGGTGTATATTTTTGCCCCGTTCTGCGGTTCCGCACTGGCTGCCCTGCTCTATAATTTTTTATTAAAATATTCCTCAAAATGA
- a CDS encoding TlpA family protein disulfide reductase produces MDGTGFTYQQIEKNRPLLLIYFSPTCDHCKEFVAALLQNRNRWKDKQVVLISYEHIREVKAFADSYHLSAYPNIKIGSEGYTFVVQQYYQIQRFPFVALFSRQGKLIKIISDKLAPEAMVHQI; encoded by the coding sequence GTGGATGGGACCGGATTTACGTATCAGCAGATAGAGAAGAACAGACCGTTACTCCTGATTTATTTTTCACCTACATGTGATCATTGTAAAGAATTTGTTGCGGCGTTATTGCAGAACAGGAACAGATGGAAAGATAAGCAGGTAGTGCTGATCTCCTATGAGCATATAAGGGAAGTGAAGGCATTTGCTGATTCATACCATCTGTCTGCTTATCCGAATATAAAAATCGGATCGGAAGGATATACATTTGTTGTACAGCAATATTATCAGATACAACGATTCCCTTTTGTAGCATTGTTCAGCAGGCAGGGGAAGTTAATAAAAATTATATCGGATAAATTGGCCCCTGAAGCAATGGTGCATCAGATATAA
- a CDS encoding RagB/SusD family nutrient uptake outer membrane protein, with the protein MNKIKRYILFSIIIFSAGSCKKFLEVTPQGAITEANVSTADKVDGLVLAAYAWLPHEGTINARMSPWLADIKSDDSYKGGGGIGDQLPWYQWEVFSLNNAATGNNDGIWYAEYEGVSRCNHALTALNSLNESDYPLKQQRIAEVRFLRGYFFLNLKRWYKWIPYFDETVSVDDIKKVPNRPDGATNDLAIWQNIYNDFEAAAKDLPEKQDEVGRATKYAAQALMLECLMWMAYEQDMSNKVVNINKETLTKALPIADGIINSGKYSLAPDYAINFLFDYDNKSPESIFEWQYSHSDGTPNGNLNGGTALNEPWWPPYFSCCDFHKASYNMVNAFKTDAKGIPMFDDFNEEEITDKNKKTYFSNNKWDPRISHTVAIPGLPWKYQQNLLFDSSGSRDPANYGYFNSLKENVESNSPGLVNLFWMWNSKNEIAIRYDRVLLQKAEILIRLGRELEALPIINSIRQRAANSTGRLKFANGALTLPYNISLYQNGVNCNWTNEFAWKALMFENRLEFAMEGVRWYDLVRWGIAASTLNAYFAKEYPRGRSWLKDGKFTPGRDEFMPIPQPQMNYSFGVYKQNPGY; encoded by the coding sequence ATGAACAAGATCAAACGTTATATATTATTTTCAATAATTATTTTTTCAGCAGGTAGTTGTAAAAAATTTTTAGAGGTAACACCGCAAGGTGCTATTACCGAAGCAAATGTGAGCACTGCTGATAAGGTAGATGGGCTGGTGTTGGCAGCATATGCCTGGTTGCCACACGAAGGTACTATTAATGCCCGTATGAGCCCCTGGCTGGCCGATATTAAATCGGATGACTCTTATAAAGGTGGCGGGGGTATTGGAGATCAGTTGCCCTGGTACCAATGGGAGGTGTTTTCATTAAACAATGCAGCTACCGGCAATAATGATGGCATCTGGTATGCAGAATACGAAGGCGTTTCACGTTGTAATCATGCATTAACAGCGCTTAATAGCCTTAATGAATCGGATTATCCTTTAAAACAACAAAGAATTGCCGAAGTGAGATTTTTACGGGGTTATTTTTTCCTGAATCTGAAGCGCTGGTATAAGTGGATCCCTTATTTTGATGAAACGGTTTCAGTAGACGATATTAAGAAAGTGCCTAACCGGCCCGATGGAGCTACGAATGACCTTGCTATCTGGCAAAATATTTACAATGATTTTGAAGCAGCAGCCAAAGACTTGCCGGAAAAACAAGATGAAGTGGGTCGTGCTACCAAGTATGCAGCACAGGCATTGATGCTGGAATGCCTGATGTGGATGGCTTATGAACAGGATATGAGTAATAAGGTGGTGAATATAAACAAAGAAACGCTGACCAAGGCATTACCCATTGCCGATGGTATCATCAACAGCGGTAAATACAGCCTGGCACCGGATTATGCCATCAACTTTCTTTTTGATTATGATAACAAATCGCCCGAATCGATCTTTGAATGGCAATATTCGCACAGTGATGGTACTCCCAATGGAAATTTAAATGGAGGTACAGCATTAAATGAACCCTGGTGGCCGCCATACTTTAGCTGCTGCGATTTTCATAAAGCTTCCTATAACATGGTAAATGCGTTTAAAACAGATGCAAAAGGCATCCCGATGTTTGATGATTTTAATGAAGAAGAAATTACTGATAAAAACAAAAAAACCTACTTCTCTAATAATAAATGGGATCCACGTATCAGTCATACCGTAGCCATACCGGGCCTGCCCTGGAAATACCAGCAGAACTTATTGTTTGACAGCAGCGGATCGCGGGACCCGGCGAATTATGGTTATTTTAATTCGTTAAAAGAAAACGTGGAATCCAATTCTCCCGGTCTTGTAAACCTGTTCTGGATGTGGAATTCCAAGAATGAAATTGCCATACGATACGACAGGGTCCTCCTTCAGAAAGCGGAGATACTGATCAGGCTGGGAAGAGAGCTGGAGGCATTGCCCATCATCAACTCGATCCGGCAGCGGGCTGCAAACAGTACGGGAAGACTGAAATTTGCCAATGGCGCACTCACCTTACCTTACAATATCAGTTTATACCAGAATGGAGTAAATTGTAACTGGACGAATGAGTTTGCCTGGAAGGCATTGATGTTTGAAAACCGGCTGGAGTTTGCCATGGAGGGTGTAAGATGGTACGATCTCGTCCGGTGGGGAATAGCGGCATCCACGCTGAACGCTTATTTTGCCAAAGAATATCCGCGCGGCAGATCCTGGCTGAAGGATGGTAAATTTACTCCGGGGCGTGATGAGTTTATGCCGATTCCGCAGCCTCAGATGAATTATTCGTTTGGTGTATACAAGCAGAACCCGGGTTACTAA